Below is a genomic region from Medicago truncatula cultivar Jemalong A17 chromosome 3, MtrunA17r5.0-ANR, whole genome shotgun sequence.
GTACAGAACTTTCTAAACAATTCTCAATTGTTTCTTGCAATCTTCATCCGTTGATTTTCTTAAGTCATGTCGAGTACAGCTGGTCAAGTCATCAAATGCAAAGGTATGAGCCCTGAATTCATTGGATCAAATTTCAATTTGTATTTAACTCTCTTTTAGATTATAGAttatatacattaattatttaatatatttaaaaaataaagttttgctTGTAATAGTGTTAAACACAGTTcatgaaaaaatattagttGAATTGACTTCAATTgtaaaattagtatttttttttgatgaaaattgtaaaattaatattatttacttaAATATCTTTATTAAATATAGTTAAAAGAagtaaaattcaataaataacgTATACTAttagtgcaaaaaaaaaaaaaaaaaatttataaaggaAGACGGTGTAAGAATATTAGtagaaacaaaaaggaaaaaggaatAAGACTAAAGAGAGTCGAAAACCAGGTGGTATAGTTTGTGGCTTGGTGGTAAAGTCAAAGCCTAAAGGCGCAGCTGGTAAAATATTTCttgtacaaaaattaaaattaaatactatGTTTTGAAAATCATTCGGTTTTTTCACTACTATAAATAAAGGTCACTGACAGTAGTTGGTTCCACACACAACTCACTCGTtatcatcttttgttaattaacCATGTCCAACACTACTGTTCAGGTCATCAAGTGCAGAGGTAccatctctttttttctttgttacaaacatgttaTGTTGTACAAATTGTGTTTTTGCTTTTTTATGGATCTTCCTAAGGGTCCATTTGGATTGTGttactttctttctttattaatagtagttttttttctttctttctttctttcttgcgTCTATTCTGATCTTTTTATGAGTGCTACATGAATTCATTGAATGTATCATACCTGCAGCTGCGGTTGCATGGGAGGCAGGGAAGCCACTGGTGATGGAGGAAGTGGAGGTGGCGCCACCGCAGGCCGGTGAAGTCCGTCTCAAGATACTCTTCACCTCTCTTTGTCACACTGATGTTTACTTCTGGGAAGCTAAggtatattatatttaaatactaTACATGAAGTTTTATAAATTTAGACATTAAGCTTCACTCTTATGatttagtttgattttattgTATATGAAAATGGTGTGTTTAGTTTCTTTTGCATATGTTTGTTTTTctgtaatataaaatttttcTGATGTTTAATTTTCGATTAAAGGAAATTAAGATGGTGATTATTggagtctttttttttatttgggtgCTTGTGTCATGCTGCATCGCAATAGcttaatatttgttttcttttttccttctgTTTCAGGGTCAAACTCCATTGTTTCCTCGTATCTTTGGTCATGAAGCTGGAGGGTATGTTTCTATTCTCAATATTAAAAGTTGAATTACATATTTTAAGATTTAATTCTTGTTTTTTGAGGGGTTCCTTGTaatatgaatgaattttatTCATAATGTTGATCAGGATTGTGGAGAGTGTAGGTGAGGGTGTGACTCATCTGAAACCAGGGGATCATGCCCTGCCTGTATTCACAGGGGAGTGTGGGGACTGTCCACATTGTAAGTCAGAGGAAAGCAACATGTGTGATCTTCTTAGGATCAACACTGACAGGGGTGTTATGATCAATGACAATCAGTCAAGATTCTCTATTAAGGGACAGCCCATTCACCATTTTGTCGGTACATCGACATTCAGTGAATACACTGTGGTTCATGCTGGATGTGTTGCAAAGATCAACCCTGATGCACCTCTTGATAAAGTTTGTATTCTCAGCTGTGGAATATGCACAGGTATAGGAGATTCcaatgtttggattgacttatttaagcTTATCTATTGAAATGAACATAcgtgagactgtttgagagagcttatgaaaacaacttatgacatgacCGTAAGttgttttaaacttatttttataacttCTCtaggatagtttatgaaaacaatttatagctTATATTGAAACACtgactttatttttatatttcattatgGAAATAGCTTATGAGTAAGTACTTAAATGATAAGGGCTTATATTGTAAACTCTtattaattaagctgtttatccaagtAGTGTATAATATATCCTTGCATTGAGATATTAATATATAACTAGGTTGAGTATATGATTTCCTAATTCAATTTGCATTCATGGTCTTAGGTCTTGGTGCTACCATCAATGTTGCTAAACCGAAACCCGGTTCTTCTGTTGCTATCTTTGGACTTGGAGCTGTTGGCCTTGCTGTATGTTACTTTCATACCATGAGTGTGTGTGTTTGTGATACTGTTATCATATATAGCAGCAACTAAAAAGATTCAATAATACAAATTTCAGGCTGCTGAAGGAGCAAGGATATCTGGTGCATCAAGAATCATTGGAGTCG
It encodes:
- the LOC11422713 gene encoding alcohol dehydrogenase 1 isoform X2 — translated: MSSTAGQVIKCKAAVAWEAGKPLVMEEVEVAPPQAGEVRLKILFTSLCHTDVYFWEAKGQTPLFPRIFGHEAGGIVESVGEGVTHLKPGDHALPVFTGECGDCPHCKSEESNMCDLLRINTDRGVMINDNQSRFSIKGQPIHHFVGTSTFSEYTVVHAGCVAKINPDAPLDKVCILSCGICTGLGATINVAKPKPGSSVAIFGLGAVGLAAAEGARISGASRIIGVDLVSSRFELAKKFGVNEFVNPKDHDKPVQQVIAEMTNGGVDRAVECTGSIQAMISAFECVHDGWGVAVLVGVPNKDDAFKTHPMNLLNERTLKGTFYGNYKPRTDLPNVVEKYMKGELELEKFITHTIPFSEINKAFDYMLKGESIRCIIRMEE
- the LOC11422713 gene encoding alcohol dehydrogenase 1 isoform X1; this encodes MSNTTVQVIKCRAAVAWEAGKPLVMEEVEVAPPQAGEVRLKILFTSLCHTDVYFWEAKGQTPLFPRIFGHEAGGIVESVGEGVTHLKPGDHALPVFTGECGDCPHCKSEESNMCDLLRINTDRGVMINDNQSRFSIKGQPIHHFVGTSTFSEYTVVHAGCVAKINPDAPLDKVCILSCGICTGLGATINVAKPKPGSSVAIFGLGAVGLAAAEGARISGASRIIGVDLVSSRFELAKKFGVNEFVNPKDHDKPVQQVIAEMTNGGVDRAVECTGSIQAMISAFECVHDGWGVAVLVGVPNKDDAFKTHPMNLLNERTLKGTFYGNYKPRTDLPNVVEKYMKGELELEKFITHTIPFSEINKAFDYMLKGESIRCIIRMEE